Proteins encoded within one genomic window of Felis catus isolate Fca126 chromosome C1, F.catus_Fca126_mat1.0, whole genome shotgun sequence:
- the NDUFB3 gene encoding NADH dehydrogenase [ubiquinone] 1 beta subcomplex subunit 3 isoform X1, whose amino-acid sequence MASLLSCDMAHGHGHEHGHGKLKLPDYKQWKIEGTPLETVQEKLAARGLRDPWGRNEAWRYMGGFANNVSFVGALLKGFKWGFAAFVVAVGAEYYLESQKKEKKHH is encoded by the exons ATGGCCTCTCTGCTTTCCTGCG ACATGGCCCATGGACATGGACATGAACATGGTCATGGTAAACTAAAACTTCCAGATTATAAACAATGGAAGATAGAAGGGACACCATTAGAAACTGTCCAGGAGAAGCTGGCTGCACGAGGGCTAAGGGATCCATGGGGCCG caatGAAGCTTGGAGATACATGGGTGGCTTTGCAAACAATGTTTCCTTTGTTGGTGCATTATTAAAAGGATTCAAATGGGGATTTGCTGCATTTGTGGTAGCTGTAGGGGCTGAATATTACCTGGAGTcccagaaaaaagagaagaagcatCATTGA
- the NDUFB3 gene encoding NADH dehydrogenase [ubiquinone] 1 beta subcomplex subunit 3 isoform X2: protein MKSWDMAHGHGHEHGHGKLKLPDYKQWKIEGTPLETVQEKLAARGLRDPWGRNEAWRYMGGFANNVSFVGALLKGFKWGFAAFVVAVGAEYYLESQKKEKKHH, encoded by the exons ATGAAGTCCTGGG ACATGGCCCATGGACATGGACATGAACATGGTCATGGTAAACTAAAACTTCCAGATTATAAACAATGGAAGATAGAAGGGACACCATTAGAAACTGTCCAGGAGAAGCTGGCTGCACGAGGGCTAAGGGATCCATGGGGCCG caatGAAGCTTGGAGATACATGGGTGGCTTTGCAAACAATGTTTCCTTTGTTGGTGCATTATTAAAAGGATTCAAATGGGGATTTGCTGCATTTGTGGTAGCTGTAGGGGCTGAATATTACCTGGAGTcccagaaaaaagagaagaagcatCATTGA
- the NDUFB3 gene encoding NADH dehydrogenase [ubiquinone] 1 beta subcomplex subunit 3 isoform X3, which produces MAHGHGHEHGHGKLKLPDYKQWKIEGTPLETVQEKLAARGLRDPWGRNEAWRYMGGFANNVSFVGALLKGFKWGFAAFVVAVGAEYYLESQKKEKKHH; this is translated from the exons ATGGCCCATGGACATGGACATGAACATGGTCATGGTAAACTAAAACTTCCAGATTATAAACAATGGAAGATAGAAGGGACACCATTAGAAACTGTCCAGGAGAAGCTGGCTGCACGAGGGCTAAGGGATCCATGGGGCCG caatGAAGCTTGGAGATACATGGGTGGCTTTGCAAACAATGTTTCCTTTGTTGGTGCATTATTAAAAGGATTCAAATGGGGATTTGCTGCATTTGTGGTAGCTGTAGGGGCTGAATATTACCTGGAGTcccagaaaaaagagaagaagcatCATTGA